DNA sequence from the Methanofollis formosanus genome:
CGGCCCCACCGGCGGCCTCCTGCATCTCGGCGCTGACCTCGACCGGGGTGCCGGTTCCGCCCTGGTGGATGTTGTGGGTGAGGTGCGGGGACTGCCGGCAGATCGCCCCGACCGCCTCACCCTCGATGACGAAGACACGGTAGTCGCGGTCGTTGGGGACATACTCCTGGAGATAATAGGGGGCCTCCCCGAGTTCTGCCTCGTCTTTGATGAGGCAGACCCCGATCCCGTCATAGCCGTAGACCGGTTTGATGACCGCCTGGCCGTGACGGGCCAGGAAGGCGGCAGCGAGATCATGGGAGGCCGTGAAGAGCGTTTCCGGTGAAGAGACTCCGTTCTTGAGGAGGAGTGCGGTCGTCTTCACCTTGCTTGCGCAGGTGGCGATGGCGTCGGGCGGGTTGATGACCAGGTTCTCAAAGGAGAGGACGTCCAGACACTCGAACTGGTGGATGTCCTGCTTCATCCCGCAGACCCAGATCAGGTCGCCGCTGACCTCTGCGGCGAGGGGGTCGATGGCGTCCAGGTCGAGAAGCGAAAAATCGGCTCCCATCTGTTTGAGTTCTCTGATCACCATGGCGGTCGAGTTGTCGTCGGGGGTGTCGGTCGGTTTTGGTATGATGCGGATCATGCTCGCTCACGCTCTCAGGTCGCCGGCGGCAGGGGCCGGTCTGATGTACCAGTACTCGGCCGGTGGAGGGGATGAAAGTATCTATCCGGCCCCGGGCACCTTCAGATCTCGCCGAGTCCGGCCTCCACCTTCTCGAGGAGCGTCTCGACGGCGCGGGCCTTCCCCAGCGCCGCGGGGGTGCGGCCCGCGTCCAGATCGGAGGCCGCCCCGGAGTAGAGGGTTTCAGCCCGCCTGAGCAGCCGTTCCGGCCGGCTCACGTCCTCACCGCGTTCTTTCAACTGCCGGACCTCGTCCCTGACCGAGAGGAGTTCGTTCCCGGTATCCTGGAGGTGCCGTCTCATCTCCTCCGCCGCATCGTCCCCACCATGGAGACGCCCTTCTTCCTCCCCCTCGATCATGGCCCTGAGTTCGTCGTCGATATCAATGAGTGCCAGAGTGAGATGATGGACGACCGGGCCCGTATTCTTCTCCTCACCGGGGGAATCGGGGCGGTAGACGAACTGCAGGTCCGGCCCCGCCCGTCTCACTTCCAGGGCCCCGTACTCTCCTCTCCAGGCGATCTGGATCAACGTCCAACCGGCAGAGTCATCAGGGACCACTTCAGCTCCGCTCTCTTTGAGAACCTCGACCAGACGGTCAAGAAAGAGGTGATGGACCGTCGTCAGACCATGGGCATAGTACGTATATGGCATGCACACCCCCATCCGTTCAACCGCGTCAGTTCATATAAGCGTTCTGATGCCAGGTGCCGGACCCGGATTTCTCCAGCAGGGCCATTCGGGTATCGGTCTCCGGTTCGGTACCGGTCTCTCGATCTCCTGCTGCTCTCATATGTGAATTCGATTTTTGCTTATTCGATCCCGATCTCCTCCGGGACCATCACCCCATCTCACCGGCAGGGATTAGTATCTTGATACAAGTATGTCGGCCATGAAATATTATCCCGAAGGGGTGATGCTCCCCCCGCTCTCCGCCATCAACCGGGCCATCGAGGAGGCCTTCAGGGAACACGGCGAAGGGCGGGCACAGATGCCGTCGAAGGTCTATGTGAACTTTGAAAAAGGGGACTTCAGGACCATGCCCGCCTACCTCCCCCGCCTTGGTGTTGCCGGCGTCAAGATCGTCAATGTCCACCCCGAAAACCCGAAGATCGGCCTACCGACCGTGATGGCCCTCACCGTCATCCTCGACCCCGCGACCGGGATGCCCGAAGCAGTTCTCAACGCCACGCTCCTCACCGACCTGCGGACAGGTGCGGCAGGGGCGGTCGCCGCAAAGTACCTCACCCCGAAGAGATCGGTGACGCTCGGCGTCGTCGGAAGCGGCCGGCAGGCCGTTGCCCAGGTGAACGCCATCGCCGCGGTCCTGGAGATCGAAGAGATGCGGGTCTGGAGCAGGACGCCTGCGAACGCGGTGCGGTTCGGCGATCTCTTCGACACCATCACCTGCGCCCCGTCCTCGATCGAGCGTGCCTGCGACGCCGACCTCATCGTCACCACCACCCCCTCACGAAAACCGCTGGTCTGCTCAGAATGGATCCACGAAGGAACGCACATCAATGCCATCGGCGCCGACGCACCCGGAAAAGAGGAACTCGACCCCGCGCTCCTCACCCACGCCCGCGTCTTTGTCGACGACATGGAGCAGGCCGTTCACTCGGGCGAAGTGAACGTCCCCATCTCGACCGGCCTCTATACCGCCGACAAGATTGCGGGCACCCTCGGCGATGTGGTGTGCGGGAGAAAAAAACGGGAGAATGCGGGTGAGATCACGCTCTTCGACTCGACGGGGCTTGCGATCCAGGACCTGGCCATCGCGGCTCTTGTCATGGAGGCGGGGGAGGGAACCGAACTGAAGTTCCCATGACCCCATGACGAATCAAGAACAAAAGTTCGTCGATTGAATGCAATGAACGGTTCTGTTGAATCGGGTATGAGGCGAGAGCACGCTTCAGGCATATCGCATTCTCAATCGCCGCTCTCCGGCGCGAGACGGTAGTGATGATTCTACGATGAGGGTGGCACGTTGGATCATCACGCCTTCCCAAACATCGGTGCCGGGGGCAGCGCCCCCGGCACAAGCATGATGGAAGGCGATGGATTCGGTTCGCAGGGGGTTGGAGTGATGAAAAGAGGGTGGTTTCTACAGAGCCCTGAAATCACTCATTTTTCTCAAGGGGCTGTGCAAACTTCTTCCAGACCTCTTCACGATAGACCGGGCCCGAGTTGTAAGTGCAGAACGGGATCATCCTGCCGTCCGGCGTCGTATAGTGGATACAGCAGCGCTGGACCCGCTCGACGTCGTAGTTGAAATTGTCCATAAAGTGCATCGTGCCGATGAAGATGGCGTTCCAGTGGAAGTCCCGGAGGGCGTCGAAGTTCTGGAAGACCAGCGCCTCCCCGAGGAGTTTCCAGAGTTTCGTCCCGTTGACCTCGCCTTTCGATGCCGAGGCGCTCATCTCTTTGACGCCCTCGAGCAGGGACATGTACTTGTTGATCGTCCCGCCATGCTGCATCTTGACGGCCATCCTGTCGATCGCCTCGAAGAACTTGTCGACATCGACCATCTCGTTGATCGGGATCAGTCTGTCGCCCTCGACAAAGACATAGGTCGCCGCACCGCAGTGCTGGTGGGTGGTAAACCGCACCTGCGGTTTGCCGGTATATGCTTCGACCAGGTCGGAGATCGGGATGACGCAGGGCACCGGGTAGAAGAACTCCTTCTTGATGACTCCCTCGGTCTGCTCCTCGATCCGATCGGCGAGGTCGGGGATGGTCACCCGCTCCCGTCTGATATCGTCCTCGCTCGCCGCCCCGGTGAACGCGACCGGCTGGAAATTGACGCCGCGGACGACTTCCACATGCTCGGCGGCATATTTCAGGATTGCTCCCACTTCGTGGTCGTTCCTGCCGTTGATGACCGTGGGGACGAGCACGACGCCGAGCCCGATCTCCTTGCAGTTCTCGACGGCCTTCAGGCTCGTGGGGAGGATCGGGTTCGTCTCCCTGGTGACGCCGTCGAAGTGGAGATAGACGGTGCTGAGCCCGACGTCCTTGAGCTCCTGGACATAGTTTATGTCTTTTGCCAGTTTGATCCCGTTTGTTGCGATCTGAACCTGGGAGAAACCCATCTCCTTGGCCTTCCAGATGATCTCAGGGAGGTCGTCGCGCATCGTCGGCTCGCCGCCTGAGAACTGGACCGCCGGTGGCGGAACCGGTTTTTCCTCCCTGAGCATCGCCATCATCCCGATCACCTCGTCGAAACTCGGTTCGTAGACGAATCCGCAGGCCCGTGCATTGGCAAAGCAGAAGTCGCAGTTGAGGTTGCACCGGTTCGTCAGGTCGATGTTGGCAAGGAGCGTCCCTGAATGATGGTTGGAACAGAGACCGCATGCGCCCGGGCAGGCCTCAGGGCCGGCCTCTCTCTGGGGATTCTGGACGCCGGCACCGATGGCCTCGTACGCGTCGAAACGCCTGTACATCTCTGCATCTGACCAGTAGAGGTTCTTCGCTTCGCCGTGATCGGGACAGGTGCGGGTGATCCAGACCTTCCCGTCCTCCTCGGTGATCTCCGCATCGAGGACTTTTCTGCAAATCGGGCAAAGGCTTTTGGTTTCTTTCAGGAGCATATCTCATCCACCGGCATTGTCTTTACAATAGCGTTCCAATAATATATGGTACCAGCCATGCCGGGCGTTGACAGATTGTTTATACCCGACAGGCATTTAACTCTAAGTAGGAATTGAGGGGATTCGTATTATTAGTATCGTTGACGTGGGATCGGCCCTGATCACGGCGTTCTGGATCATGGTCCCGGCATATGTACCCAACTCTGCCGCCGCCGCTCTGGGCGGGGGGACACCGGTCGACCTCGGGAAGAACTGGCGGGACGGGCGGAGGATCCTCGGGGACGGCAAGACCTTCCGGGGCTTTTTCCTGGGCGTGGCCGCCGGTGTCGCCGTCGGGCTCATCCAGATCGCGCTGAGGGAGGCCTTTGGATGGTCGTCGCTCCCCGAGCACACGATCGTCACGGTCACGCTCCTGGCGGCCGGTGCCCTTCTCGGCGACATGGCCAAGAGTTTTTTCAAGCGGAGACTCGGCAAGGAGAGCGGTGAGGAGTGGCTCATCGCCGACCAGTACGACCTGGTCGTCGGGGCGTTCGTCCTCCTCCTCATCTTCCAGTACGAATGGGTCGTCAGGTACGTGGACCTCCTGGTCTTCCTCTGGATCCTCGTCCTCACGCCCCTCCTCCACCGTGCCGCAAATATCATAGGTTATCTGATAGGAGTGAAGAAAGTACCATGGTAAAAGAAGTCGCAGCGTTGCTCAAGGCCCACGGAGCAGTCCAGTTCGGGGATTTTGTCCTGGCTTCAGGGGCGAAGAGTTCGTATTACCTTGACATCAAGTCGGCGATCACCGACCCCATCCTCCTCAGGGCGATCGGGGAGGCGTTCGCCGGGCAG
Encoded proteins:
- a CDS encoding ATP-grasp domain-containing protein codes for the protein MIRIIPKPTDTPDDNSTAMVIRELKQMGADFSLLDLDAIDPLAAEVSGDLIWVCGMKQDIHQFECLDVLSFENLVINPPDAIATCASKVKTTALLLKNGVSSPETLFTASHDLAAAFLARHGQAVIKPVYGYDGIGVCLIKDEAELGEAPYYLQEYVPNDRDYRVFVIEGEAVGAICRQSPHLTHNIHQGGTGTPVEVSAEMQEAAGGAARAVGAAYCGVDLLETPDGYTVLEVNGTPNWHCMAAPIPRLLAEHLVEKEREFRKNGE
- the tes gene encoding tetraether lipid synthase Tes, coding for MLLKETKSLCPICRKVLDAEITEEDGKVWITRTCPDHGEAKNLYWSDAEMYRRFDAYEAIGAGVQNPQREAGPEACPGACGLCSNHHSGTLLANIDLTNRCNLNCDFCFANARACGFVYEPSFDEVIGMMAMLREEKPVPPPAVQFSGGEPTMRDDLPEIIWKAKEMGFSQVQIATNGIKLAKDINYVQELKDVGLSTVYLHFDGVTRETNPILPTSLKAVENCKEIGLGVVLVPTVINGRNDHEVGAILKYAAEHVEVVRGVNFQPVAFTGAASEDDIRRERVTIPDLADRIEEQTEGVIKKEFFYPVPCVIPISDLVEAYTGKPQVRFTTHQHCGAATYVFVEGDRLIPINEMVDVDKFFEAIDRMAVKMQHGGTINKYMSLLEGVKEMSASASKGEVNGTKLWKLLGEALVFQNFDALRDFHWNAIFIGTMHFMDNFNYDVERVQRCCIHYTTPDGRMIPFCTYNSGPVYREEVWKKFAQPLEKNE
- a CDS encoding CDP-2,3-bis-(O-geranylgeranyl)-sn-glycerol synthase, translated to MVPAYVPNSAAAALGGGTPVDLGKNWRDGRRILGDGKTFRGFFLGVAAGVAVGLIQIALREAFGWSSLPEHTIVTVTLLAAGALLGDMAKSFFKRRLGKESGEEWLIADQYDLVVGAFVLLLIFQYEWVVRYVDLLVFLWILVLTPLLHRAANIIGYLIGVKKVPW
- a CDS encoding ornithine cyclodeaminase family protein; this encodes MKYYPEGVMLPPLSAINRAIEEAFREHGEGRAQMPSKVYVNFEKGDFRTMPAYLPRLGVAGVKIVNVHPENPKIGLPTVMALTVILDPATGMPEAVLNATLLTDLRTGAAGAVAAKYLTPKRSVTLGVVGSGRQAVAQVNAIAAVLEIEEMRVWSRTPANAVRFGDLFDTITCAPSSIERACDADLIVTTTPSRKPLVCSEWIHEGTHINAIGADAPGKEELDPALLTHARVFVDDMEQAVHSGEVNVPISTGLYTADKIAGTLGDVVCGRKKRENAGEITLFDSTGLAIQDLAIAALVMEAGEGTELKFP